Proteins from a genomic interval of Rhizobium etli CFN 42:
- a CDS encoding glutathione S-transferase family protein yields the protein MSRLTLISHHLCPYVQRAAIALREKGVPFERINIDLANKPDWFLEISPLGKVPLLRIEEDDGGEAILFESSVICEYLEETQAGSALHPADPLARARHRGWMEFGSSVLSDLWGYETATEVEQLEAKRKALIAKFATLEGVLADGPYFSGSSFSLVDAVFAPIFRYFDVFERLGDSGIFAGLERVTRWRIALGERRSVKDAVGEDYPQRLMEFLDKHESILLRLPAAA from the coding sequence ATGAGCAGGCTCACCCTCATCAGCCATCATCTCTGCCCCTATGTGCAACGCGCCGCGATCGCACTTCGCGAAAAGGGTGTTCCCTTCGAGCGCATCAACATCGACCTTGCCAACAAGCCGGACTGGTTCCTTGAGATCTCGCCGCTCGGCAAGGTGCCGCTGCTCAGGATCGAGGAAGACGATGGCGGCGAGGCCATCCTCTTCGAAAGCAGCGTTATCTGCGAATATCTGGAGGAGACGCAGGCGGGATCTGCCCTGCATCCGGCCGATCCGCTTGCCCGCGCCCGCCATCGCGGTTGGATGGAATTCGGCTCGTCCGTGCTTTCCGATCTCTGGGGCTATGAAACGGCCACGGAGGTGGAACAGCTGGAGGCCAAGCGCAAGGCGCTGATCGCCAAGTTCGCGACGCTCGAAGGAGTGCTCGCGGATGGACCTTATTTTTCCGGTAGCAGCTTCAGCCTCGTCGATGCCGTCTTCGCGCCGATCTTTCGGTATTTCGATGTTTTCGAGAGGCTCGGAGATAGCGGCATCTTCGCGGGGCTCGAGCGGGTGACGCGCTGGCGAATCGCGCTCGGCGAACGGCGAAGCGTGAAAGACGCCGTCGGCGAAGATTATCCGCAGCGGCTGATGGAGTTCCTCGACAAGCACGAATCGATCCTGCTCAGGCTGCCTGCCGCCGCTTGA